A portion of the Vreelandella subglaciescola genome contains these proteins:
- a CDS encoding ABC transporter ATP-binding protein: MAEITLKSLAHTYLSNPTAPEDYAIREMDHVWHQGGAYALLGPSGCGKSTLLNIISGLLEPSSGEVLFDGEVVNDLPPEARNIAQVFQFPVIYDTMTVYDNLAFPLRNVKTPEARVHERVMEVADVLELTDQLKRKAKNLTADEKQKVSMGRGLVREDVSAILFDEPLTVIDPQLKGKLRRKLKEIHQRFEITMVYVTHDQLEASTFADKIAVMYEGQVVQFGTPRELFERPNHTFVGYFIGSPGMNFLEVMARDGQVMAGNTELRVGKHVHDAVAQARSAHIKLGIRPEFIEVHAEPVESGMEARVEHAQDLGTYSIVYLTLGSMALKARIGEDQATPSGKAWLRFPDERLGLYVDEYRVEIDHE, from the coding sequence ATGGCCGAAATCACCCTGAAGTCGCTGGCCCACACCTACCTGTCGAACCCGACTGCGCCGGAGGACTATGCCATTCGCGAGATGGATCACGTCTGGCACCAGGGCGGGGCCTATGCGCTGCTCGGGCCATCCGGCTGCGGCAAGTCGACCCTGCTCAACATCATCTCCGGCCTGCTGGAGCCCTCCAGTGGCGAGGTGCTCTTCGACGGCGAGGTCGTCAATGACCTGCCCCCCGAGGCCCGCAACATTGCCCAGGTGTTCCAGTTCCCCGTCATCTACGACACCATGACCGTCTACGACAACTTGGCCTTTCCGCTGCGTAACGTGAAGACCCCCGAGGCCCGGGTCCATGAGCGCGTCATGGAAGTCGCCGACGTGCTGGAGCTCACCGACCAACTCAAGCGCAAGGCCAAGAACCTCACCGCCGACGAGAAGCAGAAGGTCTCCATGGGCAGGGGGCTGGTGCGCGAGGATGTCTCGGCGATCCTCTTCGATGAGCCGCTTACGGTTATCGACCCTCAGCTCAAGGGGAAGCTGCGTCGCAAGCTCAAGGAGATCCACCAGCGCTTCGAGATCACCATGGTCTACGTGACCCATGATCAGCTTGAGGCCTCCACCTTCGCCGACAAGATTGCCGTGATGTACGAGGGGCAGGTGGTGCAATTCGGCACACCCAGAGAGCTCTTTGAGAGGCCCAACCACACCTTTGTGGGCTACTTTATCGGCAGCCCGGGCATGAATTTCCTGGAGGTCATGGCCCGTGACGGGCAGGTGATGGCCGGTAACACCGAGCTGAGGGTCGGGAAGCACGTTCATGATGCCGTCGCTCAGGCGCGTTCCGCCCATATCAAGCTGGGAATCCGTCCCGAATTCATCGAGGTGCATGCCGAGCCGGTCGAGTCTGGCATGGAGGCCAGGGTCGAGCACGCCCAGGATCTGGGCACCTACTCGATTGTCTATTTGACGCTGGGCAGCATGGCGCTCAAGGCCCGTATCGGGGAAGACCAGGCGACGCCCAGCGGGAAAGCATGGCTGCGCTT
- a CDS encoding ABC transporter ATP-binding protein yields MSLILDNIDHVVGGATHISGVSLELQPGSFNVLLGRTLAGKTTLMRLMAGLDAPTRGRILMDGEDVTGRSVRKRNVSMVYQQFINYPALSVYDNIASPLQLAKVERAEIDRRVRDVAEMLHIEHLLDRLPLELSGGQQQRTAMGRALVKDADVVLFDEPLVNLDYKLREEFRDELRSVFSERNCIAVYATTEPAEALALGGNTAVLNEGRLLQYGRTEDVYHRPRDILTAEMFSEPPINIVEGTISGAEVTFDKTLHFPINDDLRTLTPGEYRFGVRASHISLTPRDKDDVEVKMTVDLAEISGSETFLHVHNDLFHMTVHLEGVHEFPVDAPVTLYFPTHKVYAFDRQGAVVHIPTHLGGV; encoded by the coding sequence ATGTCCTTGATCCTAGATAACATCGACCACGTGGTCGGTGGCGCCACTCACATCTCGGGCGTGAGCCTGGAGCTGCAGCCGGGTTCCTTCAACGTCCTGCTGGGGCGGACGCTGGCCGGCAAGACTACCCTGATGCGCTTGATGGCGGGACTCGATGCGCCGACTCGGGGGCGCATCCTGATGGATGGGGAGGACGTGACCGGGCGCTCTGTGCGCAAGCGCAATGTGTCCATGGTCTACCAGCAGTTCATCAACTATCCGGCCCTCTCCGTCTACGACAACATCGCGTCGCCCCTCCAGCTGGCCAAGGTCGAGCGCGCCGAGATCGACCGCCGGGTGCGGGATGTCGCCGAGATGTTGCATATCGAGCATCTGCTTGATCGTCTGCCTCTCGAGCTGTCCGGCGGTCAGCAGCAGCGGACCGCCATGGGGCGCGCGTTGGTTAAGGATGCCGATGTCGTGCTCTTCGACGAGCCACTGGTCAACCTCGACTATAAGCTGCGCGAGGAATTCCGCGACGAGTTGCGTTCAGTGTTCAGCGAACGCAACTGCATCGCCGTCTATGCCACCACAGAACCCGCTGAGGCCCTGGCGTTGGGTGGCAACACCGCTGTTCTTAATGAAGGGCGCCTGCTGCAGTATGGCCGGACGGAAGACGTCTACCATCGTCCGCGCGATATCCTGACCGCGGAGATGTTTTCCGAGCCCCCCATCAACATCGTCGAGGGGACCATCTCCGGGGCCGAGGTAACCTTCGACAAGACGCTGCATTTCCCCATCAACGACGACTTGCGCACTCTGACGCCGGGGGAGTATCGCTTTGGCGTGCGCGCATCGCACATCTCGCTCACGCCCCGCGACAAGGATGACGTCGAGGTGAAGATGACCGTCGATCTGGCGGAGATCAGCGGCTCCGAGACCTTCCTTCATGTGCACAACGACCTCTTCCATATGACGGTACACCTCGAGGGGGTCCACGAGTTCCCGGTCGATGCCCCTGTGACACTGTATTTCCCGACCCACAAGGTCTATGCCTTCGATCGCCAGGGTGCGGTGGTGCATATCCCGACGCATCTAGGAGGCGTGTGA